CCTGAAGGTTAGGTTGCCATCATTAACCCAAGGGCTGTATTGCTTCGTGGTGCATAGGGGGAGTGTATCCGATGGCGATTGATCTGGCCGAGATCGAGAAGCGGCTATGGAGCGTGGCGGACCAGCTTCGCGCCAATTCCGGGCTCAAGCCGTCGGAATATTCCCGACCGGTCCTCGGGCTGCTCTTCCTCCGTTATGCGGAAAGCAGGTTCGCGGCGGTTGAGAAGGAACTGCAGCCGCGCGAAGGCAGCCGCCTCGGGCCGCCCGGACCTGATGCTTATAAGGCCCGCAACGTCATCTATCTGTCGCCGGAGTCGCGCTTCTCGCATCTTCTGCAATTGCCCGATGGGTCGAACCTTGGCCGGGCACTCAATCATGCGATGGAGGATATCGAGAAACACAATCCGGATTTGGCCGATGCCTTGCCGAAGAACTACGGGGCGGTAGGCGATGGCATCTTGCGCGAGTTGATCAAGCTCCTTGCCCCGATCGAGATCGCTGGTGACGCCTTTGGCAAGGTGTACGAATATTTCATGGGCTCGTTCGCTTTGCAGGAAATGCAGAAGGGCGGCGAGTACTACACACCATCGTGCATCGTCCGACTGATCGTCGAGATTATCGAGCCCTATCGCGGGCGCATCCTCGATCCTGCCTGCGGTTCGGGCGGCATGTTCGTGCATTCGGCAGATTTCGTCCGCGCACACCAGAATGCCCCTGAGAAGGAGCTTTCGATCTACGGCATCGAGAAGGTCAGCGAGACATTGCGGCTTGCCAAGATGAATCTCGCCGTCCACGGTCTCGGCGGGACGATCATGGATGCCAATGCCTACTACGACGAGCCGTTCGCCGATCTCGGCGGCGTGGTCGACAAGTTCGATTTCGTCATGGCCAATCCGCCCTTCAACGTCACTGGCGTCGACAAGGAGAGGGAAACGGTCTCCAAACGAGCTGACCGCTTCCCCTTCGGCCTGCCGAGAGCAGACAATGGCAATTATCTCTGGATCGAGCTGTTCTGGACGGCACTGAACGATACCGGCCGAGCCGGCTTCGTTATGGCCAATTCAGCGTCGGATGCTCGCGGCTCGGAGGCAGAAATAAGGCAAAAACTAGTCGAAACTGGAGGCGTCGATGTCATTGTCTCAGTCGGCCCGAATTTTTTCTATACCGTTACGTTGCCTTGCACCCTTTGGTTCCTCAATAAGGCCAAGCGTGAAAGTAAACGTGCGGACGAGGTGCTATTCATCGACGCCAGACATACTTTCCGCCAGATTGACAGAGCACACCGCGATTTCACCGATGCCCAGATAGAGTACCTCGCTAATATCGTTCGGCTGTGGCGCGGCGAGGAGACCGAGGCCAAGTGGAATAGTCATGGATTGCTGGAGGCCAACGGTTTCCAAGGAGCCTATGCCGACGTCCCCGGTCTTTGTAAGGTTGCAAATCGCGCCGAAATCGCAGCGCAGAACTGGAGTCTAAATCCCGGCCGGTACGTAGGATCGATGACGAATGAATTGGACGATGTCGATTTCGTAGAAACATTGGGGGAGCTTCAGGAAGAGCTTGAAGTGCTCACGGTTGAGGCTCGAAGGCTGGAAAATTCAATCGCTAGAAATCTGACAGTTGTATTGGACCGTTCTTCATGAGACTCGGCACTGCAAGTTGGCAAAAGTTGCCGATATCGGCTTGCTGCGAACGCGTGACAAGTGGCGGCACACCGTCCCGCAAATTTCCGAATTTTTATGCCAACGGAACTATTCCGTGGGTTAAGACCGGCGAATTAGCGGATTGGTATGTGCGTGCTAACGACGTCTCTGAATGGATCACAAATGACGCGTTAGAACGGTCTTCGGCCAAGATTTATCCTCCTGGAACTGTATTGATAGCCATGTATGGTGACGGGAGCACGATTGGCACGCTTGGGATCGTGGACCGTCCATTGGCTTCAAATCAGGCTTGTTGCGCTCTTGTTCCTAACAAACGCATTTGCATTCCCGAGTATCTTTTTTATTCGCTCATGCACCGCCGCTCCGAATTGGTGAGCTTGGCCTTAGGAGGCGCTCAGAGAAATTTGAGCGGCACGACGATCAAGCGTTTTGAGATTTGCGTTCCGCCACTAGCGGTACAATCGCGCATTGCGGACGTTCTTTCGTCTTACGACCAGTTGATTGAGAACAATCTTCGGCGCATCGCGATCTTGGAGGAGACAGCGCGCCGTGTATACGAAGAGTGGTTCGTCCGTCTCCGTGCGCCCGCGTGCGAAGGCCTGCCGCTCATCGACAGCCCGCGTGGGCCGTTCCCGCAAGGCTGGAAAATGGTTCAGCTACAAGAACTAGCCAATGACATCCGTGACGGATGTCTTCCGGCCGAGTTGGACACGTCGATTCCATACGTCGGCCTAGAACACATTCCGAGACGTTCCACCACTTTAACAGAATGGGGGGCCGTGGACGGAGTGACAAGCTTGAAGTTGAGATACATGCACGGCGACATTTTGTTCGGCAAAATTCGCCCATATTTCCACAAAGTAGCTGTCGCGCCGAGCCATGGTGTGGCTTCTTCGGACGCAATCATAATTCGAGCAAAAGACAAGTCCCTTAGATCGATAGTACTTGCCGTCGTATCCTCCGACGATTTCGTTGCCCATGCGGTGCAGACATCGAATGGCACCAAGATGCCACGGGCGGATTGGAAGGTACTGAGGCAATATGCTGTCGCCGTTCCAGATGGCGACACCCTTGCGGCATTCGACGGCATTATCTGGCCGAGCGTTGAATTGGCGATGACCCTCGCCAAGCAGAACCGCAACCTTCGCGCACAGCGCGATCTCCTCTTGCCCAAACTGATCTCCGCGGCGATCGATGTGTCGGAAGCAGAGCCGCTTCTGGAGGCGGCGGAATGACATTTCCCAAACTTGGGAGGTTGACGGCGATTTCCGCCAAGGCTGTGTGGCTTCACGAAGCTCAGACCTTCACTCCATGGCTAGCCGAGAACCTCGACTTGCTCGGAGAGGCGCTGCAAATCGGCGAACTAGAATTGAAGGCGACTGAGCTGCCGGCCGGCGAGTTCCGTCTCGACATTCTCGCCGAGGACGAAAGCGGCAATCCTGTGCTGATCGAGAACCAGTTCGGAAATACCGATCACCGGCACCTCGGGCAACTTATCACTTACATTGCCAGCCAGAGAAGCGATGCCACCGCCATATGGATCGCAGAGACGATTCGCGAGGATCATCGCGCCGCAATCGATTGGCTGAACAGTGCGACCAAGGAGGGCTTCAATTTCTTCGCGGTGGAGGTCGAAGCGCTGAAGATTGGTGACAGCGACCCGGCGCCGTTCTTTCGCGTCGTAGCCCAACCCAACAATTGGGCGCGCGCCGTAGACGCCAAGGTGTCCGGCGAGGGCGAACTAGCTGATCGGCACAAGGTTCGTTTGGCTTATTGGGCCTCGTTCGCTGAGTATCTGCGCAAGAACGATCCTTCCTTCGCAATTAATCGACAGAACAAGGACAATTGGATCCAATTTCGCATCGGTCGCGCTGGGTTCGCAATCCTCTGCACGATCAGCACCAGCAAGCGACGGATCGGTGTGGAGCTCTATCTATTCGACGACCCGCTCAAGGTTCGCATCCGCGAGCTGAAGCTCGACCGCGCGGCGATCGAGGCCGCTGTCGGCGAGCCGCTTGAATGGCAGGAATTGCCTAACAAGAAGGCGAGCCGCATTGCGCTCTACATGAACGATGTCGACCCTTCGGAGGCGAGCGGCTATTCCGACCTGCACGCCTGGATGCTCGAC
This region of Mesorhizobium sp. C432A genomic DNA includes:
- a CDS encoding class I SAM-dependent DNA methyltransferase, whose translation is MAIDLAEIEKRLWSVADQLRANSGLKPSEYSRPVLGLLFLRYAESRFAAVEKELQPREGSRLGPPGPDAYKARNVIYLSPESRFSHLLQLPDGSNLGRALNHAMEDIEKHNPDLADALPKNYGAVGDGILRELIKLLAPIEIAGDAFGKVYEYFMGSFALQEMQKGGEYYTPSCIVRLIVEIIEPYRGRILDPACGSGGMFVHSADFVRAHQNAPEKELSIYGIEKVSETLRLAKMNLAVHGLGGTIMDANAYYDEPFADLGGVVDKFDFVMANPPFNVTGVDKERETVSKRADRFPFGLPRADNGNYLWIELFWTALNDTGRAGFVMANSASDARGSEAEIRQKLVETGGVDVIVSVGPNFFYTVTLPCTLWFLNKAKRESKRADEVLFIDARHTFRQIDRAHRDFTDAQIEYLANIVRLWRGEETEAKWNSHGLLEANGFQGAYADVPGLCKVANRAEIAAQNWSLNPGRYVGSMTNELDDVDFVETLGELQEELEVLTVEARRLENSIARNLTVVLDRSS
- a CDS encoding DUF4268 domain-containing protein, which codes for MTFPKLGRLTAISAKAVWLHEAQTFTPWLAENLDLLGEALQIGELELKATELPAGEFRLDILAEDESGNPVLIENQFGNTDHRHLGQLITYIASQRSDATAIWIAETIREDHRAAIDWLNSATKEGFNFFAVEVEALKIGDSDPAPFFRVVAQPNNWARAVDAKVSGEGELADRHKVRLAYWASFAEYLRKNDPSFAINRQNKDNWIQFRIGRAGFAILCTISTSKRRIGVELYLFDDPLKVRIRELKLDRAAIEAAVGEPLEWQELPNKKASRIALYMNDVDPSEASGYSDLHAWMLDRMQRFRQAFAPRVKLLDLGADGGGIGEPDEDA
- a CDS encoding restriction endonuclease subunit S codes for the protein MRLGTASWQKLPISACCERVTSGGTPSRKFPNFYANGTIPWVKTGELADWYVRANDVSEWITNDALERSSAKIYPPGTVLIAMYGDGSTIGTLGIVDRPLASNQACCALVPNKRICIPEYLFYSLMHRRSELVSLALGGAQRNLSGTTIKRFEICVPPLAVQSRIADVLSSYDQLIENNLRRIAILEETARRVYEEWFVRLRAPACEGLPLIDSPRGPFPQGWKMVQLQELANDIRDGCLPAELDTSIPYVGLEHIPRRSTTLTEWGAVDGVTSLKLRYMHGDILFGKIRPYFHKVAVAPSHGVASSDAIIIRAKDKSLRSIVLAVVSSDDFVAHAVQTSNGTKMPRADWKVLRQYAVAVPDGDTLAAFDGIIWPSVELAMTLAKQNRNLRAQRDLLLPKLISAAIDVSEAEPLLEAAE